GGGGCTGGTCGAGGACGGCGACTGCCTGCAGATGGGCATCGGCGGCCTGTCGGCGGCGGTGCTGCACTGCCTGCGGGGCAAGCGGGACCTGGGCGTCCATTCCGAGATGTTCTCCGACGGGCTGCTCGACCTCATCGACGGCGGCATCGTCACCGGCGAGCGCAAGACCTTCCACCCCGGCAAGGTCGTCGCGGGCTTCGTGCTCGGCACCCGCCGCCTGTACGACCACGTCCACGACAACGCGCTGATCGAGCTGCACCCGACCGACTACGTCAACAACCCCTTCAACATCGCGCGCAACGACCGCATGGTCGCCATCAACTCCGCCCTGCAGATCGACCTCACCGGCCAGGTCTGCGCCGACTCGCGCGGCACGCAGATCTACTCCGGCTTCGGCGGCCAGGTCGACTTCATGCGCGGCGCCGCCATGAGCCGCGGCGGCAAGCCCATCACGGCCCTGCCGGCGACCGCCCGCGGCGGCACCGTGTCGCGCATCGTCCCGGTGCTGAGCGAGGGGGCGGGCGTGGTCACCACGCGGGCCGACGTCCACCACGTGGTGACCGAGCACGGGGTCGCCCACCTGCACGGCCGCGATCTGGCCGAGCGGGCGCGGGCCCTGATCGCCATCGCCGCGCCGGAGTTCCGGGAGGGGCTGGAGCGGTCCGCGCGCGAGTGCGGGATCTTTTCGCGCATCTTCTCTTCGTAACGCTAGCACTGACCGCGATATCGTCCTTGTCCATGCCGTGATGCGACTCGGATCCACACATCCTGTGGTGACAGGGGGCGCTCGTCGGGCACTTCGTGTGCCCGACTCGCTTGGCCTTCCGGCCCTTCCGCCATCCTGGCTTCAGGGCCTGCAGGACACCCCTGTCACCACAGGATGTGTGGACCCGAGTCGAACAGCGGCCTGGGAGGCGACACATCGTCCCCGATACTTGACATTATGTCCATTCGGTGACAAACTGTCCAGCCACCCGCACCGCCCCCGGCCCGGAGGAATGCCGTGATCGATCCCGCAGCGCACGCGCCCGGTTCGCCGGAGCTGGCCACCATCCTGGTCGTGGACGACGAGCCCGAGCTCTGCCAGGCGCTCGGCCGCCTGCTGGGGCGCAACGGCTACCGCACGCTGACCGCCGGCAACGGGGAGGAGGCGCTGGAGATCCTGCGCCAGGAGCCGGTGCCGCTGGTGCTGACCGACCTGATGATGCCCCGGCTCAACGGGGTCGACCTGCTCAAGGCGGTCAAGATCATCGCGCCGGCCACCGAGGTCGTCATCGTCACCGGGCACGGCACCATCGAGACCGCGGTCGAGGCCATGAAGATGGGCGCCTACGACTTCATCGAGAAGCCGTTCTCGGCCTCGCTCACCCTGAACGTCGTCCGCAAGGCGTTGGAGAAGCAGCAGCTCATCGCCGAGAACCGCGAGCTGCGGCGCATGCTCACCGAGGGGTCCGGCAGCGGCGACATCGTGGGGCAGAGCGAGGTCATGCGGCGGGTCCTGGAGACCGTGCGCCAGGTGGCGCCGAGCAAGGCCACGGTCCTGCTCACCGGCGAGAGCGGCACCGGCAAGGAGATCGTCGCGAGCGCCCTGCACCGCTGGAGCGACCGCGCCGGGCGTCCCCTGATCAAGGTCAGCTGCGCGGCCATCCCCGAGACCCTGCTCGAGTCGGAGCTCTTCGGCTACGAGAAGGGGGCCTTCACCGGCGCCACCGGCCGGCGGCGGGGCCGCTTCGAGGCGGCGCACGGCGGCACCCTGTTCCTGGACGAGGTCGGGGAGCTGCCGATGTCCGTCCAGATCAAGCTGCTGCGCGTGCTGCAGGACGCGACCTTCGAGCGCCTCGGCAGCAACGACCCGATCGAGGTGGACGTGCGCCTGGTCGCCGCGACCAACGCCGACCTCGAGGGTCTGGTCGCGCGCGGCATGTTCCGCGAGGACCTCTACTACCGCCTGAACGTCATCAACATCGAGCTGCCCCCGCTGCGCGCCCGGACCGGGGACGTGGTCCTGCTCGCGGGGTTCTTCCTGAAGATCGCGTGCGAGAAGAACGGCAAGAAGGTGGACGGGTTCACCCGGGCGGCCCTGGACTCCCTGCAGCGCTACGCCTGGCCGGGCAACGTCCGCGAACTGGAGAACTGCGTCGAGCGGGCGGTGGTGCTGACCAAGGACGGCCTGATCGACGTGGACGTGCTGCCCCAGGCCGTCCGCGCCGGCAAGCGGGTCACCGAGACGGTGAGCTTCCCGGTCGGCACCTCGTTGCACGACGCGGAGATGGAGCTGATCCGGGCGACCCTGGCCACCACCGGCGGCGACAAGGAGACGGCGGCCAGGATCCTGGGCATCGCCTCGCGCACGATCTACCGGAAGATCAAGTAGGGCGCGGGGCCGTGTCGCCGGGATGCCTTGACCCCCTCCCGGGGCCGGGCTATATTGGCCCCGATCCTGCAATAGCTTCCAATTCCCGGTTCGACGGCTCTGCGGGCGGCGATCCGGCTGCGGCTTGTCGTACCTGGTTCTGGCGAGAGTGGCGGAACTGGCAGACGCGCAGGATTTAGGTTCCTGTGGGAAACCGTGGGGGTTCGAGTCCCCCCTCTCGCACCAGTTGCGCGCGGCCGCGCTCGCGGCGGCCCCGCACCATGACCGTAAGGACGACCGACATGACCACCGACACCGCCCCGAGCCCGTTCACCCTCTCGGTCCAGTCCCCCGAGAGCTGGAAACGCGTCATCGGCGTGGAGATCGACCGGGCCTGGTTCGACGGCGAGTACGCCCGCAACCTGGGTGTCGCCCGTCGCGGCCACGCCCGCCCCGGCTTCCGCAAGGGCAAGGTGCCCCTGGCCATGGTCGAGAAGGACCTCGGCGGCGAGGTGCGCATGGAGACCGTCGAGCAGGTGCTGCCGCAGGCCTACCGGGCCGCGGTCCTGGAGCACAAGCTGGTGCCGGTCAACGACCCCGAGCTCACCGACCTCAAGCTCGAAGAGCAGGGCCCGGTCCACCTGGAGCTGAGCGTCGAGGTGCGGCCCGACGTCGTCGCCCGCGACTACCTGGACCTGCCCCTGGCCAGGACCGCGGCCGAGCTGGCCGACGGCGCCGTGGACGAGGCCCTCGCGGGCCTGCGCGAGGGGCGCGCCGTCTGGGAGCGCGCCGAGCGGGCCGCCGCCGCCGGCGACCGCCTGAAGGCCGACATCGTCCCGCAGGCGCAGGACGGGGAGCCGGACCCCGCCGGCCCGGTCCGCGACTACATGTTCGAGCTGGGCGCCGAGGGCAACTTCGCGGAGTTCGACGCCGCGCTGACCGGTGCCGTGGCCGGGGACGAGCGCCGCGTGACGGTGACCTACCCCGCGGACTACGGCAACGAGCGCGTGCGCGGGCGGACGGTCGGCTACCTGGTGACGGTCAAGGAAGTCCAGGCCCGCAACCTGCCCGAGCTCGACGACGCCTTCGCCGCCGCGATGAAGGAGGGCCAGACCCTGCTCGAGCTGCGCCTCTCCCTGCGCGACGAGCTGCTGGCCGAGGAGACGCGGCGGGTCGAGCAGCTGGAGCGCGAGCGGATCGTCGACCTGCTGCTCGAGCGCAACCCGGTCGAGCCGCCGCCGAGCCTGGTCGAGGAGTACCTCGCCGCCGGCGTGAACGAGATGAAGCAGCGCAGCGCGTACCTCGGGCGCCCGGTCACCGAGCAGGACGAGCAGCGCTACCGCGAGTCCGGCCGCGTCTGGGCGGAGCGCTCGCTGAAGGCGATGCTGGTCCTGGAGGCGGTCCGCCGCCAGGAGGAGATCGCGGTGACGCCGGCGGAGGTGGAGGCGCGGATCGCCGCCGTCGCCGCCGAGAACGGCTTCCCCGCCGAGGACTACCTCGCCTACGTGAAGCAGCACCACGAGGACGAGCGGATCGCGCAGGACCTCGCGGAGCAGAAGGCGTTCGACTTCCTGCGCGCGCGGGCCGCGTATCACCAGGACTGAACCGGCCGCCGCGGCCGGCGTGGACGGAACCCATACGGAGGCAACGAGATGCTGATCCCCTACGTCGTCGAACAGACCAGCCAGGGCGAGCGCTCGTACGACATCTACTCGCGCTTGCTCAAGGACCGGATCATCTTCCTGGGCACGGCGATCGACGACAACGTCGCCAACGTGATCATCGCCCAGTTGCTGTTCCTGCAGGCGGAGGATCCCGAGCGCGACATCTTCCTGTACGTCAACAGCCCCGGCGGCAGCATCTCCGCCGGTTTGGCGATCTACGACACGATGCAGTACATTTCCAACGATGTGGCCACGATCTGCATGGGGCAGGCCGCCAGCATGGGCGCCGTGCTGCTGGCCGCCGGCGCCGCAGGCAAGCGCTCCGCGCTGGTCAACTCGCGCATGATGATCCACCAGCCCCTGGGCGGCAGCCAGGGCCAGGCCAGCATGATCGAGATCTACGCGAAGGAGATCCTCTACATGAAGGACCTCCTGTACGGCCTGATGTCGAAGCACACCGGGCAGACCGTCGAGCGGATCACCCGCGACAGCGACCGCGACTTCTTCATGTCGGCCGGCGAGGCCCGCGCCTACGGCCTGGTCGACAAGGTGATCGAGAAGCGCGCCGAGATCGTCAAGGACTGAGGACCGACGGCCGCGTGACCCGCGCGCAGGAGGCACCATGAAGCGTCGACAGACCGGTTCGCCGCAGATGATCAAGTGCTCGTTCTGCGCCCGCGGCCAGGACGAGGTGGCGAAGCTCGTCGCCGGCCCGGCCAACGTCTACATCTGCAGCGAGTGCATCAAGCTCTGCAACGACATCCTCGAGGGCGAGCTGCTCGACGACGCGCCGGAGACGGCGCAGACGCACGCCAAGCCCCACGACATCAAGGCGCACCTCGACGAGTACGTCATCCGCCAGGACGACGCCAAGATCAGCCTCGCCGTGGCGGTCTACAACCACTACAAGCGCATCAACCAGCGCCGCATCGGCGACGACGTCGAGGTCGACAAGAGCAACATCCTGCTGATCGGCAACACGGGCACCGGCAAGACGCTGCTGGCGCAGACGCTGGCCCGCTTCCTCAACGTGCCCTTCGCCATTGCCGACGCCACCACGCTGACCGAGGCCGGCTACGTGGGCGAGGACGTGGAGAACATCCTGGTGCGGCTGCTGCAGGCGGCGGACTACAACGCCCAGGCCGCCGAGCAGGGCATCATCTACATCGACGAGATCGACAAGATCACGCGCAAGAGCAGCAACCCGTCGATCACCCGCGACGTCTCCGGCGAGGGCGTCCAGCAGGCGCTGCTGAAGATCCTCGAAGGCACCGTGGCCAACGTGCCGCCGCAGGGCGGCCGCAAGCACCCGCAGCAGAAGTACATCGAGATCAACACGCGCAACATCCTGTTCGTCTGCGGCGGCGCCTTCCA
This genomic stretch from bacterium harbors:
- a CDS encoding acetyl-CoA hydrolase/transferase C-terminal domain-containing protein, translating into MELYRQRRTDAAAAVAAIASGQRVYLGAGCAVPHSLVAALVARAGELRDVEILHILTAGEASYAQPGMQESFRCTAMFVGPNVREAVNCGRAGYIPVHLHEVPDLLRGSHRPDVALVQVSPPDEHGFCSFGIEVGITKPAALAAGRIVAEVNRQMPRTLGDSFIHVSKLELCVEVDRPLDVFATIPMDAVQESIGSHVAGLVEDGDCLQMGIGGLSAAVLHCLRGKRDLGVHSEMFSDGLLDLIDGGIVTGERKTFHPGKVVAGFVLGTRRLYDHVHDNALIELHPTDYVNNPFNIARNDRMVAINSALQIDLTGQVCADSRGTQIYSGFGGQVDFMRGAAMSRGGKPITALPATARGGTVSRIVPVLSEGAGVVTTRADVHHVVTEHGVAHLHGRDLAERARALIAIAAPEFREGLERSARECGIFSRIFSS
- a CDS encoding sigma-54 dependent transcriptional regulator; translated protein: MIDPAAHAPGSPELATILVVDDEPELCQALGRLLGRNGYRTLTAGNGEEALEILRQEPVPLVLTDLMMPRLNGVDLLKAVKIIAPATEVVIVTGHGTIETAVEAMKMGAYDFIEKPFSASLTLNVVRKALEKQQLIAENRELRRMLTEGSGSGDIVGQSEVMRRVLETVRQVAPSKATVLLTGESGTGKEIVASALHRWSDRAGRPLIKVSCAAIPETLLESELFGYEKGAFTGATGRRRGRFEAAHGGTLFLDEVGELPMSVQIKLLRVLQDATFERLGSNDPIEVDVRLVAATNADLEGLVARGMFREDLYYRLNVINIELPPLRARTGDVVLLAGFFLKIACEKNGKKVDGFTRAALDSLQRYAWPGNVRELENCVERAVVLTKDGLIDVDVLPQAVRAGKRVTETVSFPVGTSLHDAEMELIRATLATTGGDKETAARILGIASRTIYRKIK
- the tig gene encoding trigger factor — encoded protein: MTTDTAPSPFTLSVQSPESWKRVIGVEIDRAWFDGEYARNLGVARRGHARPGFRKGKVPLAMVEKDLGGEVRMETVEQVLPQAYRAAVLEHKLVPVNDPELTDLKLEEQGPVHLELSVEVRPDVVARDYLDLPLARTAAELADGAVDEALAGLREGRAVWERAERAAAAGDRLKADIVPQAQDGEPDPAGPVRDYMFELGAEGNFAEFDAALTGAVAGDERRVTVTYPADYGNERVRGRTVGYLVTVKEVQARNLPELDDAFAAAMKEGQTLLELRLSLRDELLAEETRRVEQLERERIVDLLLERNPVEPPPSLVEEYLAAGVNEMKQRSAYLGRPVTEQDEQRYRESGRVWAERSLKAMLVLEAVRRQEEIAVTPAEVEARIAAVAAENGFPAEDYLAYVKQHHEDERIAQDLAEQKAFDFLRARAAYHQD
- the clpP gene encoding ATP-dependent Clp endopeptidase proteolytic subunit ClpP; amino-acid sequence: MLIPYVVEQTSQGERSYDIYSRLLKDRIIFLGTAIDDNVANVIIAQLLFLQAEDPERDIFLYVNSPGGSISAGLAIYDTMQYISNDVATICMGQAASMGAVLLAAGAAGKRSALVNSRMMIHQPLGGSQGQASMIEIYAKEILYMKDLLYGLMSKHTGQTVERITRDSDRDFFMSAGEARAYGLVDKVIEKRAEIVKD